A single Cydia splendana unplaced genomic scaffold, ilCydSple1.2 scaffold_42_ctg1, whole genome shotgun sequence DNA region contains:
- the LOC134805568 gene encoding uncharacterized protein LOC134805568, which yields MAAEDIKKLIAARGQCKASMTRMERFLQQEPQLFTVESLKTRKASMNTVFQKYQDVCVQLSVLEPENHKDDLDDDTEDRFYSIMTALECALNVIEKTAQQNTQTAEGTGKAARLPSLDIPVFDGRDVALYKSFIEMFEAVVHRDARIPVVQKLCFLKKYLKGEPLQLIDNLPIIGASYDSALELLKKRYDNPALIISSHVNTLLDIPALHRGTALQLRDMVAKVRQHLTALQNLEQPVTSWDAILACILLRKLDSFTVRLYHSERDNSEQHTAKFPSFWLQISSAE from the exons ATGGCGGCCGAAGATATCAAAAAATTAATTGCAGCCAGAGGCCAATGTAAGGCTTCTATGACGAGAATGGAGAGGTTTCTCCAACAAGAGCCTCAATTATTTACTGTGGAGAGCTTGAAGACTAGAAAAGCGTCAATGAACACCGTCTTCCAAAAGTATCAAGACGTATGCGTGCAATTATCAGTATTAGAGCCAGAAAATCACAAAGACGACTTGGACGACGACACAGAAGATCGATTTTACAGCATTATGACCGCTTTAGAGTGCGCGTTAAATGTAATAGAAAAAACAGCCCAACAAAATACACAGACAGCAGAGGGCACTGGAAAAGCAGCGCGCTTGCCTTCGCTTGATATACCTGTCTTCGACGGGCGGGACGTCGCGCTCTACAAATCATTTATCGAGATGTTTGAGGCTGTAGTACATCGCGACGCGCGAATACCTGTCGTCCAGAAGCTGTGCTTTCTGAAAAAGTACTTAAAGGGCGAGCCGCTGCAGCTTATCGACAATTTACCCATAATTGGAGCATCATATGACTCTGCACTAGAACTACTCAAGAAACGGTATGACAACCCAGCATTAATCATCAGCAGCCACGTCAATACACTCCTGGACATACCAGCGTTGCACCGAGGCACTGCTCTACAGCTGCGAGACATGGTGGCCAAAGTCCGGCAACATCTCACCGCGCTACAAAACCTTGAGCAGCCAGTCACATCATGGGACGCCATCCTAGCCTGCATCTTGTTAAGAAAGTTAGATTCCTTCACCGTGAGATTGTATCACTCCGAGAGGGACAACAGCGAGCAACACACT GCGAAGTTTCCCTCCTTCTGGCTGCAGATATCTTCTGCAGAGTAA